CGTACTCGCGCATCGCCCAGTCGTTGTCGACGACGTGGTACAGGTACGTGGACCGCGGCTGACCGTCCTTGTCCTTGCCGGTGACCCAGACGCCCGCGCAAGTCTTGCCGTGCATCCGGTCGCCGAGCGTCGCCGGGTTGGGCAGGCAGGCGGCGACGACGTCGCGGGGCGAGACCGGCGCGATCACGGGCCGACCTCCGATGACGACCGGGACGTTGACCTTCTCGGTCGAGTCCAGGCCGAGCATGTGCAAGGTCTTGAGCACCTCGATGAACTCGTTGCCCAGGCCGTACTTGAACGTGGCCCGCTTGGTGTCGATCCACCGCGGCATGAGGATGACCTCCTCGTGCTCGACGTTGACGCACTCGACGGGGCCGATGCCCTCGGGGAAGTCGAAGACCTCGGGCTCGCTGAACGGCGGCGTCGTGAACCACTCGCCGTCCTGCCACACGACCGGCGGGTTGAGGCACTCCTCGATCGTCGTCCAGATCGAGAACGACGGGGCGAAGTCGTACCCGTCGACAGTCAGGTTGGCGCCGTCACGGGTGCCGAGCTCGTCGATCTCGCTGAACAGGTGGTCCGCGGCGTAGCGGGCGAACACGTCGGAGAGGCCGGGCTCGACGCCCATCCCCACGAGCGCCAGGCGTCCGGCGCGCTCCCACTCGCCCGCGGCGGCGAACTGCTCGTCGCCGAGCTTGACCCCGGTGAGCGCGTGCGGCTGGTCGGGGTGCGGCCTCGACAGGCTCATCGCCATGTCGAGGTAGTCGGCGCGGGCGGCGAACGCGCCCTCGAAGATCGGCATCACGAAGCGCGGGTCGACGGCGTTCATGACGTGCGTCGCGCCGGCCTCGCGGACGAGGGCCTCGACCGACGCCGCGTCCGAGGCGTCCACCTGGGCCGCGCTGAACCGCGGATCGTCCAGCGCCGCGACCGCACGGTCCGCGCTCTCTCGCGCGTAGTCCGCTACTAGGACCGACTCGAAGAAGTCGCGACGGGCGGCGATGGCGCAGAACGCGGAACCGACGCCACCGGCGCCGATGAGCAGGATCTTCATGTCGTCATCCAACCGCATGCCACATCCGTCCAGCAACGGATTCCGAAGTAAACACTGGATGACACGACGAAATCCCTTGTGCTGGACCGTGGGGCATCGGGATACTGGGAGGCATGGACACCGAGGACTACGAGCGGCTGCAAAAGGCCGGCAAGCGGCACCTGTGGATGCACTTCTCCCGCCACGGCGCGTACGACGACGACCACGACATCCCGGTCATCGTCAAGGGCGACGGGATGCACATCTGGGACGCCAAGGGACGCAAGTACCTCGACGGCCTCGCCGGGCTGTTCGTGGTGCAGGCCGGTCACGGGCGCGAGGAGCTGGCGCAGGCCGCGGCCCGGCAGGCGGCCGAGCTGCCGTTCTTCCCGATCTGGACCTTCGCCCACCCGAACGCGATCATGCTCGCCGAGCGCATCGCGTCGTACGCCCCGGGCGACCTCAACCGGGTGTTCTTCACGACCGGCGGCGGCGAGGCCGTCGAGACCGCCTGGAAGGCTGCCAAGCAGTACTTCAAGCTGACCGGCAAGCCGCTCAAGACCAAGGTCATCAGCCGCCAGGTGGCGTACCACGGCACCCCGCACGGCGCCCTGTCCATCACCGGCATCCCCGCGCTCAAGCAGATGTTCGAGCCCCTCGTGCCCTCGACGGTGCACGTGCCGAACACGAACTTCTACCGCGCGCCCGAGCACGGCGACGACCTCGAGGCGTTCGGTCGCTGGGCAGCCGACCGCATCGAGGACGCGATCCTCGCCGAGGGCCCCGACACCGTCGCGGCGGTGTTCCTCGAGCCGGTGCAGAACGCCGGCGGCTGCTTCCCGCCGCCGCCGGGGTACTTCCAGCGGGTCCGCGAGATCTGCGACCGCCACGACGTCCTGCTGGTCTCGGACGAGGTCATCTGCGCGTTCGGCCGGCTCGGCGAGATGTTCGGGGCGACGAAGTTCGGCTACCAGCCCGACATGATCACCTGCGCGAAGGGCCTGACGTCCGGCTACTCGCCGCTCGGCGCGATGATCGCCTCGGACCGCATCATGGAGCCGTTCCTCGAGGGCCACAACTCCTTCGCGCACGGCTACACCTTCGGCGGCCACCCGGTCTCGACCGCGGTCGCGATGGCGAACCTCGACATCTTCGAGCGCGAGGACCTCAACGGCCACGTGCTGCGCAACGAGGGCGCGTTCCGCGGGACGCTGGAGAAGCTGCTCGACCTCGACATCGTCGGCGACGTCCGCGGTGACGGGTTCTTCTACGGCATCGAGCTGGTCAAGGACAAGGCCACCAAGGAGACCTTCGACGAGGAGGAGTCCGAGAAGCTGCTGCGCGGCTTCCTGACCAAGGCACTGTTCGACAACGGCCTGTACTGCCGGGCCGACGACCGCGGCGACCCGGTCATCCAGCTCGCCCCGCCGCTGATCGCCGACCAGTCCCACTTCGACGAGATGGAGCAGGTCCTCCGCAGCGTCCTCTCCGAGGCCCAGAACCTGCTCTGACCCCCGTGACGGTTTCCCACGGGACCGTGGGGTTTTGTCACTCCCCCAGCGTTGTGACCCGCGGGGAGTGACCAATTACCACGGGACCGTGGGAAACCGTCACCCCGCGCGGCGCCGGGCGTCAGCGGGCGAGGGCCTTGGCCTGGCGGCGGCGGGTCGTCTCGGCGACGAGGACGATCGCGATCGAGATCAGGAACATCGCGGTGCCGATCACGTTCACCTCCATCGGGACGCCGCGCTGGTTGGCGCCCCAGACGAACATCGGGAACGTCACCGACTGGCCCGCGTTGAGGTTCGTGATGATGAAGTCGTCGAACGACAACGAGAAGCTCAGCAGGGCGGCGCCGACGATGCCGGGGAGCACGAGCGGGAAGGTCACCCGCCAGAAGGTCTGCGCCTCCGTGGCGTACAGGTCCATCGCCGCCTGCTCGAGGTTGGCGTCCAGGCCGCTCAGCCGCGCCTTGACCGTCACGATGACGAACGACAGGCAGAACATGATGTGGGCGATGAGGATCGTCCAGAACCCGAGCTGACCGCCGAAGCCCGCCGACACGAACAGCGCGAGCAGCGACGAGCCCATGACGATCTCGGGCGAGGCCATCGGCAGGAAGATGATGAGGTTGGCCGAGGACCGGCCGGCGAAGCGGTGACGGACCAGCGCGAACGCCGCGAGCGTGCCCAGCAGCGTGGCGACCGCGGTCGCGAACAACGCGATCCGGATGCTCAGCCACACCGAGTCCGCCATGCCGGGCGCCCAGCTGCCCGGGTGGAACCAGTGCTCGGTGGTGAACTCCTGGAACTTGTAGACGTTGCGCGAGCGGCTGCTGTCGTTGAAGCTCATCAGCACCACGACGGCGATCGGCACGAACGTGTAGACCAGCACCAGCAGGCCGAGCCCGAGGACGAGGTGGTCCCCCATCCACCGCTTCGCACGACGCAGGCCGTTCACACCAGCTCCTCCGTCCCGGCCGTGCGGACGTAGACGAGGACCGCCGCGATGATGATCACCATCAACGTCACCGACAGCGCGCCGGCGGTGGCGTAGTCGAGCTGGGTGTTGAACAGGCCCTGGATCACGTTGCCGACCATGCGGGTGTTCGGGTTCCCCAGCAGCTCGGCGTTGATGTAGTCGCCCGCCGCCGGGATGAACGTCAGCAGCGTGCCCGCGACGACACCCGGCAGCGAGAGCGGGAACGTGACCTTGAAGAACCCGCGGATCGGCGACGCGTACAGGTCGCTGGACGCCTCGATCAGGCGGATGTCGACCTTCTCCAGGCTCGCGTAGAGCGGCAGCACCATGAACGGCAGGAAGTTGTAGGTCAGCCCGGCGATGACCGCGAAGGGGGTGGCCAGCAGCCGGTCGTCGGTGCTGGTCAGGCCGATCAGGTTGAGCACGTTGGTCAGGTGCAGGGCCTGCGCGACGCCGACCACCCAGCCGTCGTCGGCCAGGATCAGCTTCCACGACAGGGTCCGCAGCAGGAACGAGGTGAAGAACGGCGCGATGACCAGCACCAGCATGAGGTTCTTCCACCGCCCCGCCTTGAACGCGATGGCGTACGCGAGCACGTAGCCGAGCACGAGGCAGAGCAGCGTCGCGGTGCCCGCGTAGACCAGGGAACGGCCGATCTGCACCTTGTACTGGCCGATGGCCTCGGCGAAGTTGGCGACGTGCCAGGTCATGTCGTAGCCGGTCAGCACCGAGCCGTCGGGGTCGTAGAGGCTCGCCGAGACGAGCGAGTAGAACGGGACGACGAAGAACAGCCCGAGCCAGATCGCCGCCGGCAGGATCAACCAGTAGCCGGTCAGCCGGCGGCCCCGCTGCGGCTGCGGCAGGGGCGCGATGTCATGGGGGTTGGCAGGCGCGACGCCGGCGGTCGAGGTCACTCAGTCCTCCTCGATCCCGGCCTTGGCGTCCTGGCTGGCGTCGAGCAGGAACGCGTACTCGGGACGCCACGAGACGTCGACCCGGGTGCCGACCGGCAGCATCCCCCGGGCCCCCGTGTTCTGCTCGAAGGCGAGGATCTCCTGGCCCCACGGCATCATGACGGTGTACTGCATGCTGACCCCCACGAAGCTGATCTCCGTGATGTGGCCGCCCTCGAACACGCTGCCGGGGACGTCGATCGGCTCGCCGGACGGCGCGATCAGCACCTTCTCCGGCCGGATGCCGAGCCAGCCCTTGCCCGAGTCTGAGTGCGCCCGGTCCCCCCGCACCGAGGCGGTCCCCCCGGGCATCCGGACCTTGACGTGGTCACCTTCTCGCCCGTCGATCTCCGCGCCGATCAGGTTGGACTGGCCGAGGAAGTTGGCGACGAACGTCGTGCGCGGGTTCTCGTACAGCTCGGTCGGCGCACCCATCTGCTCGATCACCCCCTGGTTCATCACCGCGATGGTGTCGGCCATCGTCATGGCCTCCTCCTGGTCGTGCGTCACGTGGACGAACGTCAGGCCGACCTCGGTCTGGATGCGCTTGAGCTCGAGTTGCATCCCGCGCCGCAGCTTCAGGTCGAGCGCGCCGAGCGGTTCGTCCAGCAGCAGCACCTCCGGCTTGTTGATGAGTGCCCTCGCCAGTGCCACACGCTGCTGCTGACCCCCCGAGAGCTGGGCCGGCTTCTTGTGCGACTGCGAGGTGAGCTCGACGAGCTCGAGCATGTCGGCGACCTGCTGCTTGACGTCCTTGACGCCGCGACGCTTGAGCCCGAACGCGACGTTGTCCGCGATCGACAGGTGCGGGAACAGGGCGTAGTTCTGGAAGACGGTGTTGACCGGCCGCTTGTACGGCTTCTCGTACGTCACCTCGGTCTCGCCCAGGTGGATCGTGCCCGACGTCGGCGTCTCCAGACCCGCCACCATGCGCAGGGTCGTGGTCTTGCCGCACCCGGACGGGCCGAGCAGGGCGAAGAACGAGCCCTGCGGCACCACCAGGTCGAGGGACTTGACCGCCGTGAAGGTCGCGTACTCCTTGGTCAGCTGTGACAGCCGCAGGTCGCGCGACGGAGCCGGCGTCGCGTCCGGGGCGTCCGAGGTGTGCCTGCCGGAGGAGGCCCGCTGCTCATGCACCTGTGACATCGGCAAAGTCTCCTTCGTAGGTACGCATCGTGGCCTCGTCGAGCGCCATGAAGCGGTGGGTCTTGTCCAGCGTCTGCGAGGTCGGGAAGATCAGTTCGTTCTCGACGTTGTCGGGATTGACCTTCTCCATCGCCTCCTGCGCGCCCTTGACGGGGCAGATGTACGAGTTGTAGTCGGCGAGCTTCGCGGCCACCTCGGGCTGGTAGTAGTAGTCGATCCACGCCTCGGCGTTGCCCTGGTGGGTCGCGAGGTTGGGCACCAGCATGTTGTCGGCCCAGATGATGATCCCCTCCTCGGGAGGGATCCAGACCAGGTTCTCGTCACCGGCGTTGGCGATGTCACCGGACCACGCCTCGCACGCCAGGATGTTGCCCGCCGCGAGGTCCTGCACGTACGAGTTGCCGGTGAACGAGCGCACCTGGCCGTCGCTGCGGGCCTTCTTGAGCAGGTCGAGCGCGTCCTGCCACTCGTCGTCGTCGAACTTCTCGGGATCCGCGCCGTTGATGAGCAGCAGGAACGCCATCGTGTCGCGCATCTCGGTCAGCAGGGAGATGCGCCCCCGGAGGTCCTTGCGGGTCAGCAGCTCCTTGAACGACTTGATCTCGCCGACCTTGGCCTTGTTGTACGCGATGCCGGTCAGGCCGCTCTGCCACGGTGCGGAGTACTCGCGCTTGGGGTCCCACTCCGGCGACTTCAACGAGTCCAGGATGTTGGCGTGGAGGTTCGGGACCTTCGACGCGTCCAGCTTCTGGATCCAGCCGACCTGGATCATGCGGGCGGCCATCCAGTCGGTCAGCGCGAACAGGTCGCGCTTGGACGAGCTGCACGAGCCCAGCTGGTTCGAGACCTTCGCGAAGAACTCGTTGTTGTCGTTGACGTCCGCGGTGTAGGAGACCTTGATGCCGGTGTCCTTCTCGAACTGGGTCTTGGTCGAGACGTAGTCCTTGTCGTCCTCGTCGATGTACTCGGGCCAGTTAGAGAAGACGAGGCGCTTGTCCTTGTCCGAGACGTCCGCGGCGCTGCAGCTCGCCGGATCCTGCTCGCGGTCGGGGGTGTTGAACCCGTACTTCAGGGCCACGCCGCTCAGGCCGAGCGCGGCCGCACCGCCCACGCCCTTGAGCACCGTCCGTCGGTCCACACCCGCCATGCGCCACCCTCGCTTCTCCCCCGTCCACGCATACTGGCAACTCAACCGGTCCAGCACAAGGGATTCCGGCGTTAAGAGTGTGTTTCGCCGTGGAAAGCGTCATCCAGGACGACCGAGGCGACGGGACGACGGCCGTGGTGCGGCATGATGTCGTCATGACCGACCGCAAGTCGCCGCCGCTGGACGAGACCGCGAAGCGCATCATCGAGCTGCTCCAGGACGACGGCCGCCTGTCCTACTCGGCGATCGCCAAGGAGGTGGGCCTGTCCGAGGCGGCGGTGCGCCACCGCGTGCAGAAGCTGATCGAGGGCGGGGTCATGCAGGTGGTCGCGGTGACCGATCCGCTGCAGATGGGGTTCGCCCGCCAGGCGATGATCGGCATCAAGGTCAGCGGCAACGTGCGCGAGGTCGCCGCCGAGCTCGCCACGATGCACCAGCTCGACTACATCGTGGTGACCACGGGACGGTTCGACATCCTCGCCGAGCTGGTCGCCGAGAGCGACGACGAGCTGCTGGACATCGTGTCCGAGCAGATCAGCTCGCTCGAGCGGGTCGTCACGACCGAGACGTTCGTCTACCTGCGCCTGGAGAAGCAGACGTACGCGTGGGGCGTCCGCTAGGCGATCGTCCCGCCCGCCTCGAGCGTCGCGAGAATCTCGCCGTACGCCGCGCGCATGAGGTCCTCGTACCCGTCGGGGTCGGACGCGGGCGCCGGGTGAGGCTCCACCCGTCCGGCCCGGTCCAGCACCTCCCAGGTCACCTCGGTCGCCGGCGCGTGGAGCACCGGCGGGCTGCCCACCAAGCGGAAGTCCGCGGTGTCCGCCGGGACGGCACCGATGCGGGCCAGGGCGAGCACGGCCACGACCAGGTCGCGGCGTGCCGGCAGGTCGACGACCACGCGGGTGCCGACCTCGATGCCCATGTGGTGCAGGCCCGCGCCGAGGGACGCGGACTCGTGGAGCAGCTGTGCGAACGACGTGGTGCCCCGCTCGTCGCTGATCGCGGTCTCGTCGGCCCGTCCGTGGATCACCTGGGCGTCAAGGACGCGGAAGATCAGGCTCTCCATCATCGCCCCTCGAACGTCGGTGCGCGCTTCTCGAGCCGGGCCTGGGCGGCCTCCTGCACGTCGGCGCTCTCCCAGACGGCGTGGAAGCCCTTCTCGACCGCGGCCTCGTCCTCGTAGAGGTCGTTGAGCACGCGCTTGTTGTGCGCGATCGTCAGCGGTGCGAGCGAGGCGATCTCGTGCGCCCAGGCGATCGCGTACTTCAGGCCGCCGTGCGCGTCGGCCAGCCCGCAGTCGAGGGCCTCCTTGCGGTCCAGCGACTCCCCCGCCAGCATCAACCGGCGGGCCCGCCCCGTGCCGGCGAGCTGCGCGAGCGTACGGATGGTCCACGCGTCGACCGCCATGCCGTTGCGGGCCACCGGGACCGCGAACTTCGCCTTGTCGTCCACGACCCGCAGGTCGCAGGCCATCGCGAGCTGTGTGCCGGCGCCGATGGCCGGTCCGTTGACGGCCGCGATGATCGGTACGGGGAGCTGCGCGAGGTGGTGCAGCATCCCGTAGAGCGCGTCGAGGAAGTCCGTGCCGTAGACGCCGCCCAGGTCGGCGCCGGAGCAGAACGCCGAGCCCTTCCCCGTGATGACGAGGGCACGGGCGCCGCCGTCGACGGCCTCGTCCGCGGCCTGGCGGATGGCGTGGCAGAGCTCGAGGTTCAGCGCGTTGCGGCGATCCTCTCGCTGCAGCTCGATGACGACGACGTCCTCGTCGCGGGTGCTGGCGATCATGCACCCACGGTATCGACGGTGGTCACCTGTCGGTGCCCGGGCCTAGCCTGATCTCATGGTGAGCTTTGACGACAAGCCGGTCCTCGACCTCACCCTCGCCGAGTGGGAGGCCTATCTCGAGGGTGCCCCGAGCGACGACGGAGTGCGGCTCAAGCTGCGCAAGAAGACGTCGTCGGCACCGGGGATCACGTGGTCGGAGGCGCTCGACGTCGCGCTGTGCCACGGTTGGATCGACGGGCAGACCAAGCGGCTCGACGACGACTACATGCTGCAGTCGTTCACGCCCCGCCGCCGCAACAGCCCGTGGTCGCAGATCAACGTCGAGCACGTCGCCAGGCTGACCGCGGAGGGCCGCATGCGCCCCGGTGGCGAGGCGGAGATCGAGCGCGCCCGGGCCGACGGCCGCTGGGACGCGGCCTACCGGGTCAAGGGCGCCACCGCGCCGCCGGACCTCCAGGCGGCGCTCGACGCGGACCCGGCCGCGGCAGCGTACATCGCGTCGCTGACCAAGGCGGACCGGTTCCGCATCTACTTCCGCCTGTCGAGCATCAAGACGCCGGCCGTCCGGGCCGCGCGCATCGCCGACGTCGTCGAGAAGGCCGCCCGCGGCGAGCAGCACTACCGCTGAGCCGCTGCGGTCCTCGCCGGGCCGCTCAGACCTCGACGGCGGCGAGCTGTCCGCAGGCCCCGTCGATGTCGCTGCCGCGGGTGTCGCGGACCGTCGTCGGGATGCCCTTGGCGACGAGCCGGCGGACGAACTCGCGCTCGTCCTCGGGACGCGACGCGGTCCACATCGAGCCGGGCGTGGGGTTGAGCGGGATCAGGTTGACGTGCACCCAGCCCCAGTCGCCGTACGACTGCAGGACGTCGCCGAGCAGGTCGGCGCGCCACGCCTGGTCGTTGATGTCCTTGATCATCGCGTACTCGATCGACACGCGGCGCTTGGTCTTCTGCGCGTACTCCCAGGCCGCCTCGACCGCCTCGTGGACCGACCAGCGGGTGTTGATCGGCACGAGCTCGTTGCGCAGCTCGTCGTCGGGGGCGTGCAGCGAGAGCGCCAGCGTGACGGGGATGCCCTCGTCGGCGAGCTGCTTCATGCGCGGCACGAGGCCGACGGTGCTGACGGTGATGTTGCGCGCGGACATGCCGAGGCCGTCCGGCGCCGGTGCGACCATGCGGCGCACGGCACCGATGACCGCCTTGTAGTTGGCCATCGGCTCGCC
Above is a genomic segment from Aeromicrobium chenweiae containing:
- a CDS encoding enoyl-CoA hydratase, with protein sequence MIASTRDEDVVVIELQREDRRNALNLELCHAIRQAADEAVDGGARALVITGKGSAFCSGADLGGVYGTDFLDALYGMLHHLAQLPVPIIAAVNGPAIGAGTQLAMACDLRVVDDKAKFAVPVARNGMAVDAWTIRTLAQLAGTGRARRLMLAGESLDRKEALDCGLADAHGGLKYAIAWAHEIASLAPLTIAHNKRVLNDLYEDEAAVEKGFHAVWESADVQEAAQARLEKRAPTFEGR
- the rlmN gene encoding 23S rRNA (adenine(2503)-C(2))-methyltransferase RlmN; this encodes MEDVSSVNPNPLPLVFEQKRGRAKPPRHLADLTAEERTAAAEALGEPAFRVKQVANHYYGRLERDPANMTDLPAASRDRIVAELLPTLLNPIRTMEADKGATVKNLWKLFDGALVESVLMRYSERATICVSSQAGCGMACPFCATGQGGLQRNMSTAEIVDQVVDAAGKMARGEVAGGPGRLSNVVFMGMGEPMANYKAVIGAVRRMVAPAPDGLGMSARNITVSTVGLVPRMKQLADEGIPVTLALSLHAPDDELRNELVPINTRWSVHEAVEAAWEYAQKTKRRVSIEYAMIKDINDQAWRADLLGDVLQSYGDWGWVHVNLIPLNPTPGSMWTASRPEDEREFVRRLVAKGIPTTVRDTRGSDIDGACGQLAAVEV
- a CDS encoding YdeI/OmpD-associated family protein, whose product is MVSFDDKPVLDLTLAEWEAYLEGAPSDDGVRLKLRKKTSSAPGITWSEALDVALCHGWIDGQTKRLDDDYMLQSFTPRRRNSPWSQINVEHVARLTAEGRMRPGGEAEIERARADGRWDAAYRVKGATAPPDLQAALDADPAAAAYIASLTKADRFRIYFRLSSIKTPAVRAARIADVVEKAARGEQHYR
- a CDS encoding ABC transporter permease; its protein translation is MNGLRRAKRWMGDHLVLGLGLLVLVYTFVPIAVVVLMSFNDSSRSRNVYKFQEFTTEHWFHPGSWAPGMADSVWLSIRIALFATAVATLLGTLAAFALVRHRFAGRSSANLIIFLPMASPEIVMGSSLLALFVSAGFGGQLGFWTILIAHIMFCLSFVIVTVKARLSGLDANLEQAAMDLYATEAQTFWRVTFPLVLPGIVGAALLSFSLSFDDFIITNLNAGQSVTFPMFVWGANQRGVPMEVNVIGTAMFLISIAIVLVAETTRRRQAKALAR
- a CDS encoding ABC transporter ATP-binding protein, with translation MSQVHEQRASSGRHTSDAPDATPAPSRDLRLSQLTKEYATFTAVKSLDLVVPQGSFFALLGPSGCGKTTTLRMVAGLETPTSGTIHLGETEVTYEKPYKRPVNTVFQNYALFPHLSIADNVAFGLKRRGVKDVKQQVADMLELVELTSQSHKKPAQLSGGQQQRVALARALINKPEVLLLDEPLGALDLKLRRGMQLELKRIQTEVGLTFVHVTHDQEEAMTMADTIAVMNQGVIEQMGAPTELYENPRTTFVANFLGQSNLIGAEIDGREGDHVKVRMPGGTASVRGDRAHSDSGKGWLGIRPEKVLIAPSGEPIDVPGSVFEGGHITEISFVGVSMQYTVMMPWGQEILAFEQNTGARGMLPVGTRVDVSWRPEYAFLLDASQDAKAGIEED
- a CDS encoding polyamine ABC transporter substrate-binding protein, which translates into the protein MAGVDRRTVLKGVGGAAALGLSGVALKYGFNTPDREQDPASCSAADVSDKDKRLVFSNWPEYIDEDDKDYVSTKTQFEKDTGIKVSYTADVNDNNEFFAKVSNQLGSCSSSKRDLFALTDWMAARMIQVGWIQKLDASKVPNLHANILDSLKSPEWDPKREYSAPWQSGLTGIAYNKAKVGEIKSFKELLTRKDLRGRISLLTEMRDTMAFLLLINGADPEKFDDDEWQDALDLLKKARSDGQVRSFTGNSYVQDLAAGNILACEAWSGDIANAGDENLVWIPPEEGIIIWADNMLVPNLATHQGNAEAWIDYYYQPEVAAKLADYNSYICPVKGAQEAMEKVNPDNVENELIFPTSQTLDKTHRFMALDEATMRTYEGDFADVTGA
- a CDS encoding ABC transporter permease translates to MTSTAGVAPANPHDIAPLPQPQRGRRLTGYWLILPAAIWLGLFFVVPFYSLVSASLYDPDGSVLTGYDMTWHVANFAEAIGQYKVQIGRSLVYAGTATLLCLVLGYVLAYAIAFKAGRWKNLMLVLVIAPFFTSFLLRTLSWKLILADDGWVVGVAQALHLTNVLNLIGLTSTDDRLLATPFAVIAGLTYNFLPFMVLPLYASLEKVDIRLIEASSDLYASPIRGFFKVTFPLSLPGVVAGTLLTFIPAAGDYINAELLGNPNTRMVGNVIQGLFNTQLDYATAGALSVTLMVIIIAAVLVYVRTAGTEELV
- a CDS encoding AMP-binding protein, with the translated sequence MESLIFRVLDAQVIHGRADETAISDERGTTSFAQLLHESASLGAGLHHMGIEVGTRVVVDLPARRDLVVAVLALARIGAVPADTADFRLVGSPPVLHAPATEVTWEVLDRAGRVEPHPAPASDPDGYEDLMRAAYGEILATLEAGGTIA
- a CDS encoding saccharopine dehydrogenase family protein; the encoded protein is MKILLIGAGGVGSAFCAIAARRDFFESVLVADYARESADRAVAALDDPRFSAAQVDASDAASVEALVREAGATHVMNAVDPRFVMPIFEGAFAARADYLDMAMSLSRPHPDQPHALTGVKLGDEQFAAAGEWERAGRLALVGMGVEPGLSDVFARYAADHLFSEIDELGTRDGANLTVDGYDFAPSFSIWTTIEECLNPPVVWQDGEWFTTPPFSEPEVFDFPEGIGPVECVNVEHEEVILMPRWIDTKRATFKYGLGNEFIEVLKTLHMLGLDSTEKVNVPVVIGGRPVIAPVSPRDVVAACLPNPATLGDRMHGKTCAGVWVTGKDKDGQPRSTYLYHVVDNDWAMREYGHQCVVWQTAVNPVVALELLANGTWSGAGVLGPEAFDAVPFLELLRDGYASPWGQQELA
- a CDS encoding Lrp/AsnC family transcriptional regulator; amino-acid sequence: MTDRKSPPLDETAKRIIELLQDDGRLSYSAIAKEVGLSEAAVRHRVQKLIEGGVMQVVAVTDPLQMGFARQAMIGIKVSGNVREVAAELATMHQLDYIVVTTGRFDILAELVAESDDELLDIVSEQISSLERVVTTETFVYLRLEKQTYAWGVR
- a CDS encoding aspartate aminotransferase family protein, which gives rise to MDTEDYERLQKAGKRHLWMHFSRHGAYDDDHDIPVIVKGDGMHIWDAKGRKYLDGLAGLFVVQAGHGREELAQAAARQAAELPFFPIWTFAHPNAIMLAERIASYAPGDLNRVFFTTGGGEAVETAWKAAKQYFKLTGKPLKTKVISRQVAYHGTPHGALSITGIPALKQMFEPLVPSTVHVPNTNFYRAPEHGDDLEAFGRWAADRIEDAILAEGPDTVAAVFLEPVQNAGGCFPPPPGYFQRVREICDRHDVLLVSDEVICAFGRLGEMFGATKFGYQPDMITCAKGLTSGYSPLGAMIASDRIMEPFLEGHNSFAHGYTFGGHPVSTAVAMANLDIFEREDLNGHVLRNEGAFRGTLEKLLDLDIVGDVRGDGFFYGIELVKDKATKETFDEEESEKLLRGFLTKALFDNGLYCRADDRGDPVIQLAPPLIADQSHFDEMEQVLRSVLSEAQNLL